One Euwallacea fornicatus isolate EFF26 chromosome 22, ASM4011564v1, whole genome shotgun sequence genomic region harbors:
- the Lar gene encoding tyrosine-protein phosphatase Lar isoform X7, whose translation MLKYPGGQFLAFLVLLVLGQVCSNGNYSEFPYIQYLTHPPEIVTKPRNQQVRAGGMAGFYCHAKGDPLPQIQWRKNGKKVSSSQTRYQVKDFPDGLALLRIDPVKAGRDDASYECVAENGVGDAVSAEATLQVFEADKVPPGFPQIVESPQNNKVVEIGHNTMLNCVATGNPTPKVTWLKNMLPINMTNNPRYSMREDKLGALQIKSSEEKDQGKYECVAENSIGTDYSKYALLYVKVRRVPPSFSIPPPLLVEVKLGDDVNLTCVAVGSPMPFVKWRKGATEDLTPEDKLPIGKNTLELKKIEASANYTCIAASALGVVEAFSQVKVQSLPGPPSNVRTSEITATSVRLTWSYTGPEDLQYYVIQFKPKFANQAFSEISGIITMYYAVRNLSPYTEYEMYVIAVNNIGRGPPSAPAIVTTGETEPGTAPRSVQVRPLSSSTMVIQWDEPETPNGQVTGYKVYYTTNSQLPMAQWDSQVVDNNQLTTISELTPHTIYTIRVQAMTSVGPGPLSPPVHVKTQQGVPSQPSNLRASDVGESAVTLQWNKPSHSGESIASYELYWNDTYAKEKHHRRIPVTESYTLTGLYPNTLYYVWLAARSQRGEGATTPPIPVRTKQYVPGDPQDVKVTPINSTTIKVNWQPPLSKDQHGIILGYHVHVQEIKGESKSFLNEPMQFNVMSGDILELNITSLQPDTTYSVQVAALTRKGDGDRSDSIEVKTPGGVPNRPDLTLKMIEREPTVTIELEWSRPTQTYGELKAYRLRYGVKDQLLKDVHIKSVTHNYRINDLERGVEYEFRVAGQNHIGYGQESIKYLHTPEGPPTGPPTNITYRFQTPDVVCVTWDPPKREHRNGQILKYDIEFHKKSDHNNALFRNVTKTKVVFTNLEENTEYVFHIKAYTSQGAGPNSDKQTVETEKDIGRAPMSVKAVATSESSVEVWWETVPSRNKVIGYQIFYTMTAVEDLDEWQQKSVGLTNSADLVNLEKYAQYAVAVAARMKNGLGRLSEKVLVKVKPEDVPLKLRAHDVTTHSMTLSWSPPIRLNPVKYKISFDAIKEFVDSQGITQTQSIPRVEIILSDDIKSHTINELSPFTTYNVNVSAIPSDKSYRPPTKITVTTQMAAPQPMVKPDFYGVVNSEIHVILPQASEEYGPISHYYLVVVPEDKSTIYMNPDQFLTDDLLANIKKAQEDSTLPYIAAKFPQRTIPYTFHLGTGEVKEGLTNFKLKHAKRYRIFVRAVVDTPQKHLYTSSPFSEFLSLDMRPPPPGEPPIRPNPNAPTDNDVKVSSQRKEATYLWVIGPVIAAILLCSILVILFILRRRRQPCKAPDQAAVTKPLIPADLSSIAPSDPVEQRRLNFQTPAMISHPPIPVSELANHIERLKANDNLKFSQEYESIEPGQTFTWEFSNMDVNKPKNRYANVISYDHSRVILPIEDGRRGSDYINANYCDGYRKHNAYVATQGPLPETFGDFWRMCWELKSTTIVMMTKLEERTRIKCDQYWPPRGTEVYGSMAVTISDVQELATYCIRTFQIKKDVEIESREIKQLQFTAWPDHGVPDHPAPFLQFLRRVKSLNPPDAGPIIVHCSAGVGRTGCFIVIDSMLERMRYEKTVDIYGHVTCLRAQRNYMVQTEDQYVFIHDALLEAYICGQTEVPARSLHSHIQKLMQLEPGENITGMEHEFKKLGNIKTDSSRFVTANLPCNKHKNRLVHILPYESTRVCLQPIRSVEGSDYINASFIDGYRYRKAYIATQGPLQETIDDLWRMLWEHNSTIVVMLTKLKEMGREKCYQYWPSDRSVRYGCYVVDPIAEYNMPQYILREFKVTDARDGSSRTMRQFQFTDWPEQGVPKSGDGFIDFIGQVHKTKEQFGQDGPITVHCSAGVGRTGVFITLSIVLERMQYEGVVDVFQTARILRTQRPAMVQTEDQYQFCYRAALEYLGSFDHYTN comes from the exons cGGACAAAGTGCCGCCGGGCTTCCCCCAAATTGTGGAGTCGCCCCAAAACAACAAAGTGGTGGAAATAGGGCACAATACGATGCTGAATTGCGTCGCCACCGGAAATCCCACACCGAAGGTTACGTGGCTCAAAAACATGCTGCCGATCAACATGACCAACAATCCGAGGTATTCCATGAGAGAGGATAAGCTAG GGGCTCTTCAAATAAAAAGCAGTGAGGAGAAAGATCAGGGCAAGTACGAGTGCGTCGCTGAGAATTCAATTGGGACCGATTATTCCAAGTACGCCTTGCTTTATGTTAAAG TTCGACGTGTCCCGCCATCCTTTTCCATTCCTCCTCCTCTATTGGTGGAAGTAAAACTAGGGGATGATGTGAATCTAACCTGTGTGGCTGTGGGATCTCCGATGCCCTTTGTTAAGTGGCGGAAAGGTGCTACTGAAGATCTAACACCAGAAGATAAGTTGCCGATAGGGAAGAACACATTGGAGTTGAAGAAAATTGAGGCTTCAGCAAACTACACTTGTATAGCTGCCAGTGCTCTAGGTGTTGTGGAGGCATTCTCTCAAGTCAAAGTACAAT CATTGCCGGGACCACCCTCAAACGTGCGCACCTCCGAAATAACCGCCACTTCCGTGAGGTTAACGTGGTCATACACGGGACCAGAAGACCTTCAATACTATGTTATTCAGTTCAAACCAAAGTTCGCGAACCAAGCTTTCAGCGAAATAAGTGGAATTATCACCATGTATTACGCAGTGAGGAATCTCAGCCCTTATACTGAATACGAAATGTACGTGATTGCTGTAAATAACATCGGTAGAGGCCCTCCAAGTGCTCCTGCTATTGTCACAACTGGAGAAACAG AACCCGGAACTGCCCCTCGCAGCGTGCAAGTTAGACCGTTAAGCTCAAGCACCATGGTCATTCAATGGGACGAGCCAGAAACTCCAAACGGTCAAGTCACG GGTTACAAGGTGTATTACACAACGAACTCCCAGCTGCCCATGGCCCAATGGGACTCGCAGGTGGTAGACAACAACCAACTCACCACAATCAGCGAACTGACCCCTCATACTATTTATACTATTCGAGTGCAGGCAATGACCTCGGTAGGACCAGGCCCGCTTAGTCCTCCGGTACATGTGAAAACGCAGCAAG GAGTTCCAAGTCAACCTAGCAATCTTCGAGCTTCAGATGTGGGAGAAAGCGCCGTAACTCTACAATGGAACAAACCAAGTCATTCTGGAGAAAGCATTGCAAGTTACGAGCTGTACTGGAATGACACTTATGCCAAGGAGAAGCACCATCGAAGAATTCCAGTCACAGAGTCGTATACTCTGACAGGATTGTATCCCAACACCTTGTATTATGTATGGCTGGCTGCTAGGTCGCAGAGAGGAGAGGGGGCGACTACGCCCCCCATCCCTGTACGAACTAAACAGTATG TGCCGGGGGACCCTCAGGACGTCAAAGTAACCCCTATTAATTCCACCACCATCAAAGTTAACTGGCAACCCCCCCTATCTAAGGATCAACATGGGATTATTTTGGGTTATCACGTTCACGTGCAAGAAATAAAAGGAGAG AGCAAAAGTTTTCTCAATGAACCCATGCAATTTAATGTAATGAGCGGAGACATACTCGAGCTGAATATTACAAGTTTGCAACCAGACACTACGTATTCAGTACAAGTGGCTGCTTTAACCAGGAAAGGAGATGGGGATAGAAGTGATTCTATTGAAGTGAAGACTCCTGGGGGGGTACCTAACAGACCCGACTTAACATTGAA AATGATCGAGCGCGAACCTACCGTCACCATTGAACTAGAATGGTCCAGACCTACTCAAACCTATGGCGAACTTAAAGCCTACCGCCTTCGATATGGAGTTAAAGACCAGCTCCTCAAGGACGTTCACATAAAATCAGTCACTCACAATTATCGCATAAATGACCTTGAAAGGGGGGTTGAATATGAATTTCGAGTAGCTGGGCAAAACCATATAGGTTACGGTCAGGAATCAATCAAATACTTACACACACCAGAAGGTCCACCTACCGGCCCACCCACTAATATAACCTATAGATTCCAAACTCCCGATGTAGTGTGCGTCACTTGGGATCCGCCCAAAAGAGAACACCGCAAcggacaaattttaaaatacgacATAGAGTTCCACAAGAAGTCCGATCATAACAACGCTCTTTTCCGTAATGTAACTAAAACTAAGGTTGTATTTACGAATTTGGAGGAGAATACTGAATATGTATTTCATATTAAGGCATATACAAGTCAAGGGGCTGGGCCGAACAGTGATAAACAGACCGTAGAGACTGAGAAGGACATAGGGCGGGCCCCAATGTCGGTTAAAGCGGTAGCTACTAGTGAATCAAGTGTTGAGGTTTGGTGGGAGACAGTTCCGTCTAGGAATAAAGTTATTGGTTACCAAATATTTTACACCATGACTGCAGTAGAGGATTTAGATGAGTGGCAGCAGAAATCTGTAGGTTTAACTAATTCAGCTGACTTGgtgaatttagaaaaatatgctCAGTATGCGGTAGCGGTAGCTGCAAGAATGAAGAATGGATTGGGGCGATTATCTGAAAAAGTATTGGTTAAAGTAAAACCTGAGGATGTTCCCTTAAAGCTTCGTGCTCATGATGTTACCACCCACTCTATGACACTTTCCTGGTCTCCGCCCATTCGCCTAAACCCAGTTAAATACAAAATCTCCTTTGATGCCATCAAAGAATTTGTAGATTCTCAAGGAATCACCCAGACTCAGAGCATCCCTCGAGTTGAAATTATTCTCAGTGATGACATAAAATCTCACACCATTAACGAATTATCACCATTCACCACTTACAACGTCAACGTCAGCGCCATACCTAGTGATAAGTCCTATCGCCCCCCTACAAAAATCACTGTGACCACCCAAATGGCCGCTCCTCAACCCATGGTCAAACCCGACTTTTACGGCGTAGTCAACTCAGAAATTCATGTAATTCTTCCACAAGCCTCAGAAGAATACGGACCCATTAGTCATTATTATTTGGTGGTGGTGCCCGAGGATAAATCCACAATTTACATGAATCCAGATCAGTTTTTGACTGATGATTTGCTAGCCAACATCAAGAAAGCCCAGGAAGATTCAACGTTACCGTACATCGCTGCCAAATTTCCCCAAAGAACTATACCGTATACATTTCATTTGGGGACTGGGGAGGTGAAGGAGGGGCTGACTAACTTCAAGTTGAAGCATGCGAAGAGATACAGAATATTTGTGAGAGCG GTTGTAGACACCCCTCAAAAACACCTGTACACAAGCAGCCCCTTTTCCGAGTTTCTCTCGTTGGACATGCGTCCCCCTCCACCAGGGGAACCGCCAATCCGACCAAACCCCAACGCGCCTACCGACAACGATGTCAAAGTCAGCTCCCAAAGGAAAGAGGCCACGTATCTATGGGTGATTGGTCCGGTGATAGCCGCCATTCTTTTGTGCTCAATTCTGGTGATATTGTTCATTTTACGAAGAAGGCGTCAGCCTTGCAAAGCACCAGATCAGGCTGCCGTGACTAAACCTTTAATTCCGGCCGATttgag TAGCATAGCTCCAAGTGATCCAGTAGAGCAACGTCGACTAAACTTCCAAACTCCCGCAATGATCTCCCATCCGCCGATTCCGGTGTCAGAGCTGGCCAATCACATTGAAAGACTTAAAGCGAACGACAATCTCAAGTTTTCTCAGGAGTACGAAAGTATTGAGCCTGGACAAACGTTCACCTGGGAGTTTTCTAATATGGATGTGAATAAACCCAAAAATCGATATGCGAATGTTATTTCGTATGACCATAGCCGAGTAATTCTGCCCATTGAAGATGGAAGAAGAGGTTCGGACTATATCAATGCGAACTATTGCGACGGATATCGGAAACATAACGCTTATGTAGCCACCCAAGGGCCTTTGCCGGAAACTTTCGGCGATTTTTGGAGAATGTGCTGGGAATTGAAATCTACAACCATAGTGATGATGACCAAGCTTGAAGAGCGCACTCGCATCAAATGTGACCAATACTGGCCCCCTCGTGGAACTGAAGTTTATGGCTCCATGGCAGTAACCATCTCAGACGTCCAGGAATTGGCCACTTACTGCATTCGCACCTTCCAAATCAAGAAGGATGTAGAAATTGAAAGCAGAGAGATAAAGCAGCTACAGTTCACTGCATGGCCTGATCATGGGGTCCCTGACCATCCCGCACCATTCCTGCAATTTCTGCGCAGGGTGAAGAGTTTAAACCCTCCGGATGCCGGACCAATTATCGTGCATTGCTCCGCAGGAGTGGGGAGGACTGGATGCTTCATTGTTATCGACTCCATGCTGGAACGGATGCGTTACGAAAAAACTGTGGATATCTACGGACATGTTACATGTTTGCGTGCGCAGCGCAACTATATGGTGCAGACTGAAGACCAGTACGTTTTCATCCACGACGCACTTTTGGAGGCGTATATTTGCGGCCAAACTGAGGTACCAGCGCGTAGCCTGCACTCCCACATCCAGAAGTTGATGCAACTCGAACCGGGAGAGAATATTACGGGGATGGAGCACGAATTTAAGAAACTGGGCAATATTAAGACTGATTCTTCACGTTTTGTAACTGCAAATTTACCTTGCAATAAGCACAAAAATAG ATTAGTACATATCCTGCCCTATGAAAGCACGAGAGTGTGTCTGCAGCCCATCAGAAGCGTCGAAGGTTCAGACTACATCAACGCAAGCTTCATCGATGGCTACCGCTACAGGAAGGCTTACATCGCCACTCAGGGTCCTCTTCAAGAGACTATCGATGATCTTTGGCGCATGCTGTGGGAACACAATTCCACTATTGTCGTCATGCTTACAAAGCTTAAGGAAATGGGAAGG GAAAAGTGTTACCAATACTGGCCTAGTGACCGGTCAGTGCGTTACGGATGCTATGTGGTGGATCCCATCGCTGAATACAACATGCCCCAGTACATTTTGCGCGAGTTCAAGGTGACTGATGCGCGCGATGGGTCATCCCGCACAATGCGCCAATTCCAGTTCACTGATTGGCCTGAACAAGGGGTGCCTAAATCTGGAGATGGGTTCATCGATTTTATTGGTCAGGTGCACAAAACCAAGGAGCAGTTTGGACAAGATGGACCGATAACTGTTCATTGCAG TGCGGGAGTAGGCCGAACAGGGGTTTTCATCACCTTAAGCATAGTCCTGGAAAGGATGCAATACGAGGGGGTTGTAGATGTGTTCCAAACTGCCCGGATATTGCGGACGCAGCGCCCTGCCATGGTGCAAACAGAG GATCAGTACCAGTTCTGCTATCGTGCAGCCCTAGAATACTTGGGATCTTTCGATCACTACACCAACTAA